The Stygiolobus azoricus genome window below encodes:
- a CDS encoding thiamine-phosphate synthase family protein, producing the protein MVKTPLSLITDELTPTIRMLLAKKLREYGMSQSKISALLGVTQPAVKQYLDEDEQKGYEKLTEMGLSKDDIESLLSTLVDLLSNSDVKGAIYYLTDFGLKELSELKFCKYHKEKDKYVPPDCEICRNLYRTKEENEMEVALSMIQNPLITPLIPEVLSNLAYARQNAKNENDVIAVAGRITKVMGLPTPASKPMWGASKHLSKILLNVMGKNSEIRSVMNIKYDEGVGKALRKLGFKVAYIGPRDCYVSDDEIINDILKVYSPDLDCVVHLGGKGIEANTYVFGRDPIEVVKKIIEIGRAYREITEN; encoded by the coding sequence GTGGTTAAAACACCTTTATCCTTGATTACGGATGAGCTCACTCCTACTATTAGGATGTTACTAGCTAAAAAACTTAGAGAGTACGGAATGAGCCAAAGTAAAATATCTGCCCTTTTAGGTGTTACTCAACCTGCTGTGAAACAATACTTGGATGAGGACGAACAAAAGGGGTACGAAAAATTAACCGAAATGGGTCTCTCTAAAGACGACATAGAGTCATTACTCTCCACATTAGTTGACTTATTAAGCAATAGTGACGTAAAGGGGGCTATCTACTACCTCACAGACTTCGGTTTGAAGGAATTGAGCGAACTTAAGTTCTGTAAATATCATAAAGAAAAGGACAAGTATGTCCCGCCAGATTGTGAAATCTGTAGGAACTTATATAGAACTAAAGAGGAAAACGAGATGGAGGTAGCCCTTTCAATGATCCAAAATCCCTTGATCACCCCCCTCATTCCGGAGGTACTAAGTAATTTAGCTTACGCGAGACAGAATGCAAAAAACGAAAACGATGTAATCGCTGTAGCTGGGAGGATAACCAAAGTTATGGGTTTACCAACTCCTGCCTCAAAGCCCATGTGGGGAGCAAGTAAACACTTATCTAAGATCCTTCTAAACGTTATGGGTAAGAACAGTGAAATAAGGTCTGTGATGAATATAAAATATGACGAAGGTGTAGGAAAAGCGTTAAGAAAACTCGGATTTAAAGTAGCATACATAGGACCGAGAGATTGCTACGTAAGTGACGACGAGATAATAAATGACATTCTCAAGGTCTATAGTCCTGATCTCGATTGTGTTGTACACCTTGGTGGTAAAGGGATTGAGGCTAACACCTACGTTTTCGGTAGAGACCCCATAGAGGTTGTGAAAAAAATTATAGAGATTGGGAGGGCTTATAGAGAGATAACTGAAAATTAA
- a CDS encoding DNA double-strand break repair nuclease NurA, with product MSSSVIKDKGVLTTIITLSELIKNKQFTFKAIDGSFHEVKTREGIFAYITLGIVKGKILNSSFTIDELSYKEKLCENCNSEEVMREMEYEEALKSQNDVDLIFMDRKLSYDKLSFPVNVIAIVKDPQIVDLNIEKSEPWLVEVYNEGKIRGAYFKLFNFSWIFLVETSSNLPWEEILAILYILGREPIPEALGYNYPLFLADKVAKYYRDKEGRILNFVTRNSTYRSFRSLVEKNRKGV from the coding sequence GTGAGCTCATCCGTAATCAAGGATAAAGGTGTTTTAACCACGATTATCACATTATCAGAATTAATAAAAAATAAACAGTTCACATTTAAAGCTATAGATGGAAGTTTTCACGAGGTAAAAACGAGAGAGGGAATTTTTGCTTACATAACTCTAGGCATAGTAAAAGGGAAGATACTCAACTCTTCTTTCACGATAGACGAATTAAGTTATAAGGAAAAATTATGTGAGAACTGTAACTCGGAAGAGGTAATGAGGGAAATGGAATACGAAGAAGCGTTAAAAAGCCAAAATGATGTAGACTTGATCTTTATGGATAGAAAGCTGAGTTATGATAAATTAAGTTTTCCCGTAAACGTAATTGCAATAGTTAAAGACCCTCAAATAGTTGATCTCAATATAGAGAAAAGCGAACCGTGGTTAGTCGAGGTATATAACGAAGGAAAGATTAGAGGGGCTTACTTTAAGCTCTTTAATTTCTCATGGATATTCCTCGTAGAGACTTCGAGTAACTTACCGTGGGAAGAGATTCTAGCCATCCTCTATATTCTAGGAAGGGAACCGATACCAGAGGCTTTAGGATATAATTATCCCCTCTTCCTTGCTGACAAGGTTGCTAAGTATTACCGCGACAAAGAGGGTAGGATATTAAACTTTGTTACCAGAAACTCAACATATAGGTCTTTCAGGAGTTTGGTGGAAAAAAATAGGAAGGGGGTGTAG
- a CDS encoding ATP-binding protein yields the protein MPFSRDTPIDAGKLLAVETIRKEYYLLLEVTDYFPQHYGMVNLDGSVPPELREEIMKRVEEKWESKESWIEVYASSVGYVMRVNGGVEFKRGYIPPLPGSKVKLFTDETFEKFVFYENGVKIGKVVNENIDLKLNIEKAIKYHIGVFAYTGSGKSNLTSMLIRKSLEKMKDLKVIVIDVSMEYGILLLDQLLTYESRLVTLDRLPDNQIDAGRRLLRTHVIPEELNEDRDLIRKAFETLYNQGKLRKLYIPPQGISFLTYGMLIDMVRSQTEDKYVATAQKPFFMMLLHELDRLMRENKLSKDDVVDEAVLHSLDEVEMKAREAGIKENATIFSFISAIKQYIELKPIESEEYDVENLAIELLDQDPASPRLFIVETPNMDDARLVISLLIDQVFMRRKRSYSSIPVVLFVLDEAQEFIPFESRQKDYSEYSSIAVEKLLRHGRKYHLHALISTQRLAYLNTNVLQQIHTYFVSTLPRPYDRQLISETFGISDSLVDRTLNFDIGQWLLISFKAALKEDIPIMFYADNNISELKENLLKILK from the coding sequence ATGCCATTTTCTAGAGATACTCCGATAGATGCGGGTAAACTTCTAGCTGTTGAAACCATAAGGAAGGAGTATTACTTGCTTCTGGAGGTAACGGACTATTTCCCACAACATTACGGTATGGTCAACCTCGATGGGAGCGTCCCTCCAGAACTTAGAGAGGAGATAATGAAAAGGGTTGAGGAGAAATGGGAGAGTAAGGAGTCGTGGATAGAAGTATATGCTTCATCTGTAGGCTACGTTATGAGAGTCAACGGCGGGGTGGAATTCAAACGCGGATATATCCCACCGCTACCTGGTTCTAAAGTCAAGCTCTTTACGGACGAGACTTTCGAGAAATTTGTTTTCTACGAAAACGGGGTTAAAATAGGTAAAGTAGTTAATGAGAACATCGACCTAAAACTGAACATTGAGAAGGCTATAAAGTATCATATAGGTGTTTTCGCATATACGGGCTCTGGTAAATCAAACCTTACTTCAATGTTAATAAGAAAATCCTTAGAGAAGATGAAAGATCTGAAAGTCATAGTCATAGACGTTTCAATGGAGTACGGGATTCTCCTTCTCGATCAGCTCCTAACTTACGAGTCCAGGCTGGTGACACTGGATAGGCTACCCGATAACCAAATAGATGCGGGTAGGAGGCTCCTTAGGACCCACGTTATTCCTGAGGAACTTAACGAAGACCGAGATCTTATCAGAAAAGCCTTCGAGACTCTCTATAACCAAGGTAAGCTAAGAAAGCTCTACATACCTCCACAAGGAATTAGTTTCCTTACATACGGTATGCTAATTGATATGGTTAGAAGCCAGACCGAAGACAAGTATGTAGCAACTGCGCAAAAGCCGTTTTTCATGATGTTACTTCACGAACTCGATAGATTAATGAGGGAAAACAAGTTAAGTAAGGACGATGTAGTTGATGAGGCTGTACTACACTCACTTGACGAAGTTGAGATGAAGGCTAGAGAGGCTGGAATTAAGGAGAACGCTACAATATTTTCGTTTATTTCTGCAATAAAGCAATATATTGAGCTTAAGCCGATAGAAAGTGAGGAGTACGATGTCGAAAACTTAGCTATTGAGTTGTTGGATCAAGATCCAGCATCTCCAAGGTTATTTATAGTTGAAACACCTAACATGGATGACGCAAGGCTGGTAATTTCCTTGCTTATAGACCAAGTCTTTATGAGGAGGAAAAGGTCGTATTCGTCTATTCCCGTAGTTCTTTTCGTTTTGGATGAGGCACAAGAGTTCATACCTTTCGAGTCGAGGCAAAAGGACTATTCAGAATATTCCTCTATAGCTGTGGAGAAACTTTTGAGACATGGAAGAAAATATCACCTTCACGCACTGATAAGCACTCAGAGATTAGCTTACTTGAACACTAACGTCCTTCAGCAAATTCACACCTACTTTGTGAGTACATTACCCAGACCATACGATAGGCAGTTAATATCTGAGACTTTTGGTATTTCGGACTCGCTAGTAGACAGAACCCTTAACTTTGACATAGGTCAATGGCTCCTCATAAGTTTCAAAGCAGCCCTCAAGGAGGATATTCCAATTATGTTCTACGCTGATAATAATATAAGTGAGCTTAAAGAAAATCTACTTAAGATCTTAAAGTGA
- a CDS encoding protein-L-isoaspartate O-methyltransferase family protein, giving the protein MSEKEEVISYLSKSITSKELLDALRKIDRKKFLPDPYKHLAYSKDYVDKAIPITRNYNTTALSLGILMLDLLELKKGEKVLEIGTGSGYYTALIAEIVGCENVYSIEFDPEAYSLARKNLTECSVNLVFGDGSLGYEKAQPYDKIVVWAAAPTFPYALYSQLKKRGIMVVPIADSGDKQGLYKIVKGEEPFIFRVTDVIFSKLKGLCGFWY; this is encoded by the coding sequence GTGAGTGAAAAAGAGGAAGTTATAAGTTATTTATCAAAGTCGATAACTTCAAAGGAGCTCTTAGATGCACTGAGGAAAATCGATAGGAAAAAATTTCTCCCAGATCCTTATAAACATCTAGCTTATTCTAAGGATTATGTTGATAAAGCTATTCCGATAACTAGGAATTACAATACTACGGCATTGTCATTGGGTATACTAATGTTAGATTTACTGGAATTAAAGAAAGGAGAAAAAGTCCTCGAAATAGGGACGGGGAGTGGATATTATACTGCTTTAATCGCTGAAATTGTAGGGTGCGAAAACGTATATTCAATAGAATTCGACCCAGAGGCTTATTCTCTAGCAAGGAAGAACCTTACCGAATGTTCTGTCAACCTTGTTTTTGGGGACGGAAGTCTAGGATATGAGAAAGCACAGCCATACGATAAAATAGTTGTATGGGCTGCAGCTCCGACTTTTCCTTATGCTTTGTACTCTCAACTGAAAAAGCGTGGTATAATGGTGGTTCCTATTGCTGACAGTGGTGATAAGCAAGGTTTGTACAAAATAGTTAAAGGGGAAGAACCCTTTATATTCAGAGTTACTGACGTAATCTTCTCTAAGCTAAAGGGTTTGTGCGGCTTCTGGTATTAA